A window of the Gossypium hirsutum isolate 1008001.06 chromosome A05, Gossypium_hirsutum_v2.1, whole genome shotgun sequence genome harbors these coding sequences:
- the LOC107958497 gene encoding calcium-transporting ATPase 9, plasma membrane-type isoform X1 — translation MGGFSSSDGCLQDLEAGPSKDNNDLNTNLDPDADTSDPFDIDQTKNATPQTLKRWRQAALVLNASRRFRYTLDLRKQEEKEQRKRMIRAHAQVIRAALLFKLAGEKEIVSGTPVTLPGAAGDFAVGLEQLASMTRDHKLSALQQYGGVKGLSDLLKTNLETGIYGDEVDLLNRKTAFGSNTYPRKKGRSFWRFLWEAWQDLTLIILIVAASVSLGLGIKTEGLKEGWYDGGSIFLAVLLVIVVTATSDYRQSLQFQNLNEEKRNIQLEVLRGGRTVKVSIYDVVVGDVVPLKIGDQVPADGVLVSGHSLAIDESSMTGESKIVHKDKKEPFLMSGCKVADGVGTMLVTGVGINTEWGLLMASISEDTGEETPLQVRLNGVATFIGIVGLSVAVSVLVVLLARYFTGHTEDPDGTKQFIKGRTNFDDAFNDVVKIFTIAVTIVVVAVPEGLPLAVTLTLAYSMRKMMADKALVRRLSACETMGSATTICSDKTGTLTLNEMTVVEAFVGKKKINPPSDSSQLPASVVSLLNEGVAQNSTGNVFVPKDGGNIEISGSPTEKAILSWAVKLGMKFDIIRSDSKILHVFPFNSEKKRGGVALQGADSEVRIHWKGAAEIVLTSCSGYIDSNGCLQSINEDKEFFKAAIDEMAVNSLRCVALAYRLCEKEKVPTDEEGFNGWILPEDNLVLLAIVGIKDPCRPGVKDAVKICMDAGVKVRMVTGDNIQTAKAIALECGILSSAEDATEPTIIEGRVFRELSDKEREQIAKKITVMGRSSPSDKLLLVQALRKGGDVVAVTGDGTNDAPALHEADIGLSMGIQGTEVAKESSDIIILDDNFASVVKVVRWGRSVYANIQKFIQFQLTVNVAALVINVVAAISSGDVPLNSVQLLWVNLIMDTLGALALATEPPTDNLMHRSPVGRREPLITNIMWRNLLLQASYQVTVLLVLNFAGLTILHLKDDRDREHAYDVKNTLIFNAFVMCQIFNEFNARKPEEINCFKGVTKNYLFMGIIGFTFVLQIIIIEFLGKFTTTVRLNWKLWLVSLGIGIISWPLAIVGKLIPVPKTPVSGYFTKAFRRCRTDRNA, via the exons ATGGGCGGCTTTTCTTCCAGCGATGGTTGCCTCCAAGACTTGGAGGCCGGCCCTTCTAAGGACAATAATGACCTCAACACTAACCTTGACCCTGACGCTGACACCTCTGATCCCTTCGACATTGATCAAACCAAGAATGCTACCCCCCAGACCCTCAAGCGCTGGAGG CAAGCGGCACTTGTGCTAAATGCTTCTCGTCGATTTCGGTATACTCTGGACCTaagaaaacaagaagaaaaagagcAAAGAAAGAGGATGATTAGAGCTCATGCACAAGTCATAAGA GCAGCATTGCTTTTCAAATTGGCTGGTGAAAAGGAAATTG TGTCAGGTACCCCAGTTACACTGCCAGGTGCTGCTGGTGATTTTGCTGTTGGACTAGAACAACTTGCTTCGATGACCCGGGATCATAAATTATCTGCTCTTCAACAATATGGTGGG GTTAAGGGGTTGTCTGATCTGTTGAAAACAAATTTAGAGACTGGAATTTACGGGGATGAGGTTGATTTGTTAAACCGCAAGACTGCATTTGGATCAAATACATATCCACGGAAAAAGGGACGGAGTTTCTGG AGGTTCCTTTGGGAGGCATGGCAAGATTTAACCCTTATCATATTGATTGTAGCTGCTTCTGTGTCTTTGGGGTTGGGAATAAAGACAGAG GGCTTGAAAGAAGGATGGTATGACGGGGGTAGCATTTTCTTAGCTGTTTTGCTTGTTATAGTTGTTACAG CTACTAGTGATTATCGTCAATCTCTTCAGTTTCAAAATCTTAATGAGGAAAAGCGAAACATCCAATTAGAG GTCTTGAGAGGTGGTAGAACTGTGAAGGTTTCAATTTATGATGTTGTTGTTGGTGATGTTGTGCCTTTGAAAATAGGTGATCAG GTCCCGGCTGATGGAGTCTTAGTTAGTGGCCATTCTCTAGCGATTGATGAATCTAGCATGACTGGAGAAAGCAAGATT GTTCATAAGGATAAAAAAGAGCCATTTTTGATGTCTGGCTGCAAAGTAGCAGATGGTGTAGGTACCATGCTG GTGACCGGTGTTGGAATCAATACTGAGTGGGGATTGTTAATGGCCAGTATCTCAGAGGACACTGGTGAAGAGACCCCCTTGCAG GTACGCCTGAATGGAGTTGCAACTTTTATAGGCATAGTTGGGCTTTCTGTAGCTGTTTCTGTGCTTGTTGTTCTTTTGGCAAG ATACTTCACTGGACATACAGAAGATCCAGATGGAACTAAACAATTCATCAAAGGGCGCACTAATTTTGATGATGCATTTAATgatgttgttaaaatttttacaattgcA GTTACAATTGTTGTTGTTGCTGTGCCTGAAGGGCTTCCTTTGGCTGTTACCTTGAC TTTGGCATACTCAATGCGAAAGATGATGGCAGATAAAGCTTTG GTGCGTCGGCTTTCAGCATGTGAAACCATGGGCTCCGCAACAACAATTTGCAGTGATAAGACTGGAACATTGACTTTGAATGAG ATGACTGTTGTTGAAGCTTTTGTTGGGAAAAAGAAGATAAATCCACCTTCTGATTCTTCCCAGCTGCCTGCATCAGTTGTATCTCTATTGAACGAAGGAGTTGCACAGAATAGCACTGGGAATGTTTTTGTGCCAAAG GATGGGGGCAATATTGAGATTTCTGGATCTCCCACAGAAAAGGCTATACTTTCTTGGGCTGTAAAG CTTGGAATGAAATTTGATATTATCAGATCAGATTCCAAAATCCTTCATGTCTTCCCTTTCAACTCAGAGAAAAAGCGAGGAGGTGTTGCATTACAAGGG GCTGATTCTGAAGTTCGCATACATTGGAAGGGAGCAGCTGAGATAGTTTTAACCTCATGTTCTGGGTACATTGATTCAAATGGTTGCCTGCAGTCCATCAACGAAGACAAG GAATTTTTTAAGGCTGCTATTGATGAAATGGCTGTAAATAGCTTGCGTTGTGTAGCCCTTGCATACAGATTATGTGAAAAGGAAAAAGTTCCCACTGATGAAGAGGGCTTTAATGGATGGATCTTACCTGAAGATAACCTTGTTTTACTTGCTATTGTGGGTATAAAG GATCCTTGTCGCCCAGGTGTCAAAGATGCTGTGAAAATATGCATGGATGCTGGTGTTAAG GTACGTATGGTCACTGGAGATAATATCCAAACAGCAAAAGCAATAGCTTTAGAGTGTGGAATACTCAGTTCTGCTGAAGATGCTACTGAGCCTACCATTATTGAAGGAAGGGTTTTCCGAGAGTTATCTGATAAAGAAAGAGAACAAATTGCCAAGAAAATAACG GTAATGGGAAGATCTTCTCCAAGCGACAAGCTTTTGCTTGTTCAAGCCTTACGTAAGGGAGGGGATGTTGTGGCCGTGACTGGAGATGGTACTAATGATGCTCCTGCACTTCATGAG GCAGATATAGGTCTGTCTATGGGTATTCAGGGGACTGAAGTTGCAAAAGAAAGTTCAGATATCATTATATTGGATGATAATTTTGCTTCAGTTGTGAAG GTTGTTCGCTGGGGCCGTTCTGTCTATGCCAATATTCAGAAGTTTATACAATTCCAGCTTACAGTTAATGTTGCAGCTCTTGTAATCAATGTTGTGGCAGCGATATCCTCCGGTGATGTTCCTTTAAATTCAGTTCAG TTACTATGGGTTAACCTGATCATGGATACTCTTGGAGCACTTGCATTGGCTACTGAACCACCAACAGACAACCTTATGCATAGGTCACCGGTTGGCCGAAG GGAACCTCTAATTACAAACATCATGTGGAGGAACTTACTCCTACAG GCTTCGTATCAAGTTACTGTCCTCCTTGTGCTCAACTTCGCGGGCTTGACCATTCTTCATTTGAAGGATGACCGTGACAGGGAACATGCTTATGACGTGAAGAATACCTTGATATTCAATGCATTTGTCATGTGTCAG ATATTCAATGAGTTTAATGCTAGAAAGCCGGAAGAAATCAACTGCTTCAAAGGAGTGACTAAAAACTACCTCTTTATGGGAATAATTGGATTTACATTTGTTCTTCAG ATAATCATAATTGAGTTCCTTGGAAAGTTTACCACAACGGTTAGACTTAATTGGAAGCTATGGCTTGTATCCCTTGGCATTGGCATCATCAG CTGGCCTCTGGCAATTGTTGGAAAGCTGATTCCAGTTCCTAAGACTCCTGTTTCTGGGTACTTCACCAAGGCATTTCGACGATGCAGGACAGATCGGAATGCATGA
- the LOC107958497 gene encoding calcium-transporting ATPase 9, plasma membrane-type isoform X3, whose protein sequence is MVKGLSDLLKTNLETGIYGDEVDLLNRKTAFGSNTYPRKKGRSFWRFLWEAWQDLTLIILIVAASVSLGLGIKTEGLKEGWYDGGSIFLAVLLVIVVTATSDYRQSLQFQNLNEEKRNIQLEVLRGGRTVKVSIYDVVVGDVVPLKIGDQVPADGVLVSGHSLAIDESSMTGESKIVHKDKKEPFLMSGCKVADGVGTMLVTGVGINTEWGLLMASISEDTGEETPLQVRLNGVATFIGIVGLSVAVSVLVVLLARYFTGHTEDPDGTKQFIKGRTNFDDAFNDVVKIFTIAVTIVVVAVPEGLPLAVTLTLAYSMRKMMADKALVRRLSACETMGSATTICSDKTGTLTLNEMTVVEAFVGKKKINPPSDSSQLPASVVSLLNEGVAQNSTGNVFVPKDGGNIEISGSPTEKAILSWAVKLGMKFDIIRSDSKILHVFPFNSEKKRGGVALQGADSEVRIHWKGAAEIVLTSCSGYIDSNGCLQSINEDKEFFKAAIDEMAVNSLRCVALAYRLCEKEKVPTDEEGFNGWILPEDNLVLLAIVGIKDPCRPGVKDAVKICMDAGVKVRMVTGDNIQTAKAIALECGILSSAEDATEPTIIEGRVFRELSDKEREQIAKKITVMGRSSPSDKLLLVQALRKGGDVVAVTGDGTNDAPALHEADIGLSMGIQGTEVAKESSDIIILDDNFASVVKVVRWGRSVYANIQKFIQFQLTVNVAALVINVVAAISSGDVPLNSVQLLWVNLIMDTLGALALATEPPTDNLMHRSPVGRREPLITNIMWRNLLLQASYQVTVLLVLNFAGLTILHLKDDRDREHAYDVKNTLIFNAFVMCQIFNEFNARKPEEINCFKGVTKNYLFMGIIGFTFVLQIIIIEFLGKFTTTVRLNWKLWLVSLGIGIISWPLAIVGKLIPVPKTPVSGYFTKAFRRCRTDRNA, encoded by the exons ATG GTTAAGGGGTTGTCTGATCTGTTGAAAACAAATTTAGAGACTGGAATTTACGGGGATGAGGTTGATTTGTTAAACCGCAAGACTGCATTTGGATCAAATACATATCCACGGAAAAAGGGACGGAGTTTCTGG AGGTTCCTTTGGGAGGCATGGCAAGATTTAACCCTTATCATATTGATTGTAGCTGCTTCTGTGTCTTTGGGGTTGGGAATAAAGACAGAG GGCTTGAAAGAAGGATGGTATGACGGGGGTAGCATTTTCTTAGCTGTTTTGCTTGTTATAGTTGTTACAG CTACTAGTGATTATCGTCAATCTCTTCAGTTTCAAAATCTTAATGAGGAAAAGCGAAACATCCAATTAGAG GTCTTGAGAGGTGGTAGAACTGTGAAGGTTTCAATTTATGATGTTGTTGTTGGTGATGTTGTGCCTTTGAAAATAGGTGATCAG GTCCCGGCTGATGGAGTCTTAGTTAGTGGCCATTCTCTAGCGATTGATGAATCTAGCATGACTGGAGAAAGCAAGATT GTTCATAAGGATAAAAAAGAGCCATTTTTGATGTCTGGCTGCAAAGTAGCAGATGGTGTAGGTACCATGCTG GTGACCGGTGTTGGAATCAATACTGAGTGGGGATTGTTAATGGCCAGTATCTCAGAGGACACTGGTGAAGAGACCCCCTTGCAG GTACGCCTGAATGGAGTTGCAACTTTTATAGGCATAGTTGGGCTTTCTGTAGCTGTTTCTGTGCTTGTTGTTCTTTTGGCAAG ATACTTCACTGGACATACAGAAGATCCAGATGGAACTAAACAATTCATCAAAGGGCGCACTAATTTTGATGATGCATTTAATgatgttgttaaaatttttacaattgcA GTTACAATTGTTGTTGTTGCTGTGCCTGAAGGGCTTCCTTTGGCTGTTACCTTGAC TTTGGCATACTCAATGCGAAAGATGATGGCAGATAAAGCTTTG GTGCGTCGGCTTTCAGCATGTGAAACCATGGGCTCCGCAACAACAATTTGCAGTGATAAGACTGGAACATTGACTTTGAATGAG ATGACTGTTGTTGAAGCTTTTGTTGGGAAAAAGAAGATAAATCCACCTTCTGATTCTTCCCAGCTGCCTGCATCAGTTGTATCTCTATTGAACGAAGGAGTTGCACAGAATAGCACTGGGAATGTTTTTGTGCCAAAG GATGGGGGCAATATTGAGATTTCTGGATCTCCCACAGAAAAGGCTATACTTTCTTGGGCTGTAAAG CTTGGAATGAAATTTGATATTATCAGATCAGATTCCAAAATCCTTCATGTCTTCCCTTTCAACTCAGAGAAAAAGCGAGGAGGTGTTGCATTACAAGGG GCTGATTCTGAAGTTCGCATACATTGGAAGGGAGCAGCTGAGATAGTTTTAACCTCATGTTCTGGGTACATTGATTCAAATGGTTGCCTGCAGTCCATCAACGAAGACAAG GAATTTTTTAAGGCTGCTATTGATGAAATGGCTGTAAATAGCTTGCGTTGTGTAGCCCTTGCATACAGATTATGTGAAAAGGAAAAAGTTCCCACTGATGAAGAGGGCTTTAATGGATGGATCTTACCTGAAGATAACCTTGTTTTACTTGCTATTGTGGGTATAAAG GATCCTTGTCGCCCAGGTGTCAAAGATGCTGTGAAAATATGCATGGATGCTGGTGTTAAG GTACGTATGGTCACTGGAGATAATATCCAAACAGCAAAAGCAATAGCTTTAGAGTGTGGAATACTCAGTTCTGCTGAAGATGCTACTGAGCCTACCATTATTGAAGGAAGGGTTTTCCGAGAGTTATCTGATAAAGAAAGAGAACAAATTGCCAAGAAAATAACG GTAATGGGAAGATCTTCTCCAAGCGACAAGCTTTTGCTTGTTCAAGCCTTACGTAAGGGAGGGGATGTTGTGGCCGTGACTGGAGATGGTACTAATGATGCTCCTGCACTTCATGAG GCAGATATAGGTCTGTCTATGGGTATTCAGGGGACTGAAGTTGCAAAAGAAAGTTCAGATATCATTATATTGGATGATAATTTTGCTTCAGTTGTGAAG GTTGTTCGCTGGGGCCGTTCTGTCTATGCCAATATTCAGAAGTTTATACAATTCCAGCTTACAGTTAATGTTGCAGCTCTTGTAATCAATGTTGTGGCAGCGATATCCTCCGGTGATGTTCCTTTAAATTCAGTTCAG TTACTATGGGTTAACCTGATCATGGATACTCTTGGAGCACTTGCATTGGCTACTGAACCACCAACAGACAACCTTATGCATAGGTCACCGGTTGGCCGAAG GGAACCTCTAATTACAAACATCATGTGGAGGAACTTACTCCTACAG GCTTCGTATCAAGTTACTGTCCTCCTTGTGCTCAACTTCGCGGGCTTGACCATTCTTCATTTGAAGGATGACCGTGACAGGGAACATGCTTATGACGTGAAGAATACCTTGATATTCAATGCATTTGTCATGTGTCAG ATATTCAATGAGTTTAATGCTAGAAAGCCGGAAGAAATCAACTGCTTCAAAGGAGTGACTAAAAACTACCTCTTTATGGGAATAATTGGATTTACATTTGTTCTTCAG ATAATCATAATTGAGTTCCTTGGAAAGTTTACCACAACGGTTAGACTTAATTGGAAGCTATGGCTTGTATCCCTTGGCATTGGCATCATCAG CTGGCCTCTGGCAATTGTTGGAAAGCTGATTCCAGTTCCTAAGACTCCTGTTTCTGGGTACTTCACCAAGGCATTTCGACGATGCAGGACAGATCGGAATGCATGA
- the LOC107958497 gene encoding calcium-transporting ATPase 9, plasma membrane-type isoform X2: MGGFSSSDGCLQDLEAGPSKDNNDLNTNLDPDADTSDPFDIDQTKNATPQTLKRWRQAALVLNASRRFRYTLDLRKQEEKEQRKRMIRAHAQVIRAALLFKLAGEKEIGTPVTLPGAAGDFAVGLEQLASMTRDHKLSALQQYGGVKGLSDLLKTNLETGIYGDEVDLLNRKTAFGSNTYPRKKGRSFWRFLWEAWQDLTLIILIVAASVSLGLGIKTEGLKEGWYDGGSIFLAVLLVIVVTATSDYRQSLQFQNLNEEKRNIQLEVLRGGRTVKVSIYDVVVGDVVPLKIGDQVPADGVLVSGHSLAIDESSMTGESKIVHKDKKEPFLMSGCKVADGVGTMLVTGVGINTEWGLLMASISEDTGEETPLQVRLNGVATFIGIVGLSVAVSVLVVLLARYFTGHTEDPDGTKQFIKGRTNFDDAFNDVVKIFTIAVTIVVVAVPEGLPLAVTLTLAYSMRKMMADKALVRRLSACETMGSATTICSDKTGTLTLNEMTVVEAFVGKKKINPPSDSSQLPASVVSLLNEGVAQNSTGNVFVPKDGGNIEISGSPTEKAILSWAVKLGMKFDIIRSDSKILHVFPFNSEKKRGGVALQGADSEVRIHWKGAAEIVLTSCSGYIDSNGCLQSINEDKEFFKAAIDEMAVNSLRCVALAYRLCEKEKVPTDEEGFNGWILPEDNLVLLAIVGIKDPCRPGVKDAVKICMDAGVKVRMVTGDNIQTAKAIALECGILSSAEDATEPTIIEGRVFRELSDKEREQIAKKITVMGRSSPSDKLLLVQALRKGGDVVAVTGDGTNDAPALHEADIGLSMGIQGTEVAKESSDIIILDDNFASVVKVVRWGRSVYANIQKFIQFQLTVNVAALVINVVAAISSGDVPLNSVQLLWVNLIMDTLGALALATEPPTDNLMHRSPVGRREPLITNIMWRNLLLQASYQVTVLLVLNFAGLTILHLKDDRDREHAYDVKNTLIFNAFVMCQIFNEFNARKPEEINCFKGVTKNYLFMGIIGFTFVLQIIIIEFLGKFTTTVRLNWKLWLVSLGIGIISWPLAIVGKLIPVPKTPVSGYFTKAFRRCRTDRNA, encoded by the exons ATGGGCGGCTTTTCTTCCAGCGATGGTTGCCTCCAAGACTTGGAGGCCGGCCCTTCTAAGGACAATAATGACCTCAACACTAACCTTGACCCTGACGCTGACACCTCTGATCCCTTCGACATTGATCAAACCAAGAATGCTACCCCCCAGACCCTCAAGCGCTGGAGG CAAGCGGCACTTGTGCTAAATGCTTCTCGTCGATTTCGGTATACTCTGGACCTaagaaaacaagaagaaaaagagcAAAGAAAGAGGATGATTAGAGCTCATGCACAAGTCATAAGA GCAGCATTGCTTTTCAAATTGGCTGGTGAAAAGGAAATTG GTACCCCAGTTACACTGCCAGGTGCTGCTGGTGATTTTGCTGTTGGACTAGAACAACTTGCTTCGATGACCCGGGATCATAAATTATCTGCTCTTCAACAATATGGTGGG GTTAAGGGGTTGTCTGATCTGTTGAAAACAAATTTAGAGACTGGAATTTACGGGGATGAGGTTGATTTGTTAAACCGCAAGACTGCATTTGGATCAAATACATATCCACGGAAAAAGGGACGGAGTTTCTGG AGGTTCCTTTGGGAGGCATGGCAAGATTTAACCCTTATCATATTGATTGTAGCTGCTTCTGTGTCTTTGGGGTTGGGAATAAAGACAGAG GGCTTGAAAGAAGGATGGTATGACGGGGGTAGCATTTTCTTAGCTGTTTTGCTTGTTATAGTTGTTACAG CTACTAGTGATTATCGTCAATCTCTTCAGTTTCAAAATCTTAATGAGGAAAAGCGAAACATCCAATTAGAG GTCTTGAGAGGTGGTAGAACTGTGAAGGTTTCAATTTATGATGTTGTTGTTGGTGATGTTGTGCCTTTGAAAATAGGTGATCAG GTCCCGGCTGATGGAGTCTTAGTTAGTGGCCATTCTCTAGCGATTGATGAATCTAGCATGACTGGAGAAAGCAAGATT GTTCATAAGGATAAAAAAGAGCCATTTTTGATGTCTGGCTGCAAAGTAGCAGATGGTGTAGGTACCATGCTG GTGACCGGTGTTGGAATCAATACTGAGTGGGGATTGTTAATGGCCAGTATCTCAGAGGACACTGGTGAAGAGACCCCCTTGCAG GTACGCCTGAATGGAGTTGCAACTTTTATAGGCATAGTTGGGCTTTCTGTAGCTGTTTCTGTGCTTGTTGTTCTTTTGGCAAG ATACTTCACTGGACATACAGAAGATCCAGATGGAACTAAACAATTCATCAAAGGGCGCACTAATTTTGATGATGCATTTAATgatgttgttaaaatttttacaattgcA GTTACAATTGTTGTTGTTGCTGTGCCTGAAGGGCTTCCTTTGGCTGTTACCTTGAC TTTGGCATACTCAATGCGAAAGATGATGGCAGATAAAGCTTTG GTGCGTCGGCTTTCAGCATGTGAAACCATGGGCTCCGCAACAACAATTTGCAGTGATAAGACTGGAACATTGACTTTGAATGAG ATGACTGTTGTTGAAGCTTTTGTTGGGAAAAAGAAGATAAATCCACCTTCTGATTCTTCCCAGCTGCCTGCATCAGTTGTATCTCTATTGAACGAAGGAGTTGCACAGAATAGCACTGGGAATGTTTTTGTGCCAAAG GATGGGGGCAATATTGAGATTTCTGGATCTCCCACAGAAAAGGCTATACTTTCTTGGGCTGTAAAG CTTGGAATGAAATTTGATATTATCAGATCAGATTCCAAAATCCTTCATGTCTTCCCTTTCAACTCAGAGAAAAAGCGAGGAGGTGTTGCATTACAAGGG GCTGATTCTGAAGTTCGCATACATTGGAAGGGAGCAGCTGAGATAGTTTTAACCTCATGTTCTGGGTACATTGATTCAAATGGTTGCCTGCAGTCCATCAACGAAGACAAG GAATTTTTTAAGGCTGCTATTGATGAAATGGCTGTAAATAGCTTGCGTTGTGTAGCCCTTGCATACAGATTATGTGAAAAGGAAAAAGTTCCCACTGATGAAGAGGGCTTTAATGGATGGATCTTACCTGAAGATAACCTTGTTTTACTTGCTATTGTGGGTATAAAG GATCCTTGTCGCCCAGGTGTCAAAGATGCTGTGAAAATATGCATGGATGCTGGTGTTAAG GTACGTATGGTCACTGGAGATAATATCCAAACAGCAAAAGCAATAGCTTTAGAGTGTGGAATACTCAGTTCTGCTGAAGATGCTACTGAGCCTACCATTATTGAAGGAAGGGTTTTCCGAGAGTTATCTGATAAAGAAAGAGAACAAATTGCCAAGAAAATAACG GTAATGGGAAGATCTTCTCCAAGCGACAAGCTTTTGCTTGTTCAAGCCTTACGTAAGGGAGGGGATGTTGTGGCCGTGACTGGAGATGGTACTAATGATGCTCCTGCACTTCATGAG GCAGATATAGGTCTGTCTATGGGTATTCAGGGGACTGAAGTTGCAAAAGAAAGTTCAGATATCATTATATTGGATGATAATTTTGCTTCAGTTGTGAAG GTTGTTCGCTGGGGCCGTTCTGTCTATGCCAATATTCAGAAGTTTATACAATTCCAGCTTACAGTTAATGTTGCAGCTCTTGTAATCAATGTTGTGGCAGCGATATCCTCCGGTGATGTTCCTTTAAATTCAGTTCAG TTACTATGGGTTAACCTGATCATGGATACTCTTGGAGCACTTGCATTGGCTACTGAACCACCAACAGACAACCTTATGCATAGGTCACCGGTTGGCCGAAG GGAACCTCTAATTACAAACATCATGTGGAGGAACTTACTCCTACAG GCTTCGTATCAAGTTACTGTCCTCCTTGTGCTCAACTTCGCGGGCTTGACCATTCTTCATTTGAAGGATGACCGTGACAGGGAACATGCTTATGACGTGAAGAATACCTTGATATTCAATGCATTTGTCATGTGTCAG ATATTCAATGAGTTTAATGCTAGAAAGCCGGAAGAAATCAACTGCTTCAAAGGAGTGACTAAAAACTACCTCTTTATGGGAATAATTGGATTTACATTTGTTCTTCAG ATAATCATAATTGAGTTCCTTGGAAAGTTTACCACAACGGTTAGACTTAATTGGAAGCTATGGCTTGTATCCCTTGGCATTGGCATCATCAG CTGGCCTCTGGCAATTGTTGGAAAGCTGATTCCAGTTCCTAAGACTCCTGTTTCTGGGTACTTCACCAAGGCATTTCGACGATGCAGGACAGATCGGAATGCATGA
- the LOC121229315 gene encoding protein MANNAN SYNTHESIS-RELATED 2, protein MGVDLRQVVAGILTLTMFVMLGQMIKRDHFDSLQDKLPGEGEDAHFESVNAIENDGLVKLSKRSKGPWMEDIQELKPCWSRTDLDELEQSRGYVTFSLTNGPEYHVSQVADAVVVARYLTATLVLPDIRGSKPGDVRNFEDIYDVDKFMKSLDGIVKVAKELPNEISIRDLAAVKVPNRVTEDHIVESVEPVFKSKGNIRLATYFPSVNMRKTAQKSSVDSVACLGMFGTFELQSEVLEVVDSMIERLRTLSRKSNGKFIAVDLRVGILENKNCHGSGSARAKSCYNAQEIALFLRKVGFDTDTTIYLTQSRWDNSLSVLRDIFPKTYTKESVIPDEKKGKFLESEDSEFEKVIDFHICSESDVFVPAISGLFYANVAGKRIASGKPQILVPADIPGTSAPITNYLSPYVAKRNHLAYSCFC, encoded by the exons ATGGGAGTTGATTTGAGGCAAGTAGTGGCTGGTATACTTACTCTCACCATGTTTGTGATGCTTGGTCAAATGATTAAAAGAGACCATTTTGATTCGCTTCAA GACAAGCTTCCTGGAGAAGGTGAGGATGCTCATTTTGAGAGTGTCAATGCTATTGAGAACGATGGCCTTGTTAAGCTTTCTAAGAGGAGCAAAGGACCTTGGATGGAAGACATCCAAGAGCTAAAGCCGTGTTGGAGCAGGACGGATTTGG ATGAACTAGAGCAGTCAAGAGGGTATGTTACTTTCTCATTGACTAATGGTCCAGAATATCATGTCTCTCAG GTAGCTGATGCTGTAGTTGTAGCAAGGTATCTAACGGCAACTCTTGTACTTCCAGACATTAGAGGGAGCAAACCCGGTGATGTAAG aaaCTTTGAGGATATTTATGATGTTGACAAGTTCATGAAAAGCCTGGATGGGATTGTCAAAGTAGCAAAAGAGTTGCCAAATGAAATATCAATCAGGGATCTTGCTGCTGTGAAAGTTCCGAATCGGGTCACTGAAGATCACATTGTGGAAAGTGTAGAACCTGTATTTAAATCAAAGGGCAACATAAGGCTTGCGACCTACTTCCCTAGTGTAAATATGAGAAAAACCGCACAAAAGAGTAGTGTCGATTCAGTCGCATGTTTGGGAATGTTTGGAACCTTCGAGTTACAATCAGAGGTTCTCGAAGTTGTTGATTCAATGATCGAACGGCTTAGGACTTTGAGTCGCAAATCGAATGGCAAGTTTATAGCAGTGGACTTGAGGGTTGGGATACTTGAAAATAAGAATTGCCATGGAAGCGGTTCTGCCAGAGCAAAAAGTTGTTATAATGCACAGGAGATAGCTTTATTCTTGAGGAAGGTCGGGTTTGATACGGATACCACCATATACCTGACTCAATCAAGGTGGGATAACAGCCTTAGTGTCCTCAGAGATATCTTCCCTAAGACATACACAAAG GAAAGCGTAATACCAGATGAGAAAAAGGGGAAGTTCCTTGAATCTGAAGATTCGGAATTTGAAAAGGTTATAGACTTCCATATATGTTCTGAGAGTGATGTATTTGTACCAGCCATATCCGGCTTGTTCTATGCCAATGTAGCTGGAAAAAGAATAGCTTCAGGGAAGCCTCAAATCCTTGTTCCAGCTGATATACCTGGTACTTCCGCCCCCATCACCAACTACCTCTCTCCGTATGTTGCCAAGAGGAATCATTTGGCTTATTCCTGTTTCTGCTAG